A segment of the Chlorogloeopsis sp. ULAP01 genome:
GCACCTAAGCCTGTTGGTGTAGCAGGTGCTACCGTTCTTGGTGATGGTCGGATTATGCCCATTGCCGATGTCTTAGAAATTATCGACATCTTCCAAGGACGGACGGCTAAACAAAGTGCTGTTAGTATTCTAAATCAGAAAGGAACTCCCGATCAAACACAAGTACCTGCTACTAAGATTGATCCAACAGTACTAATTATTGATGATTCAATTACAGTTAGAGAACTGCTGTCGTTGACCTTTAATAAGGCAGGTTATCGGGTAGAACAGGCACGTGACGGGCAAGAAGCGTGGGATAAGCTTCGTTCTGGTTTACCTTGCGATCTCGTCTTCTGTGATATTGAAATGCCGCGCTGCGATGGTTTAGAGTTACTTTCTCGCATCCAAAAAGACTCGAATCTCAACCATCTGCCCATTGCCATGCTCACCTCACGGGGTGCAGACAAGCACAGGCAAATGGCAATCTCCTTGGGAGCAAGTGGCTATTTCACCAAGCCCTATCTGGAAGAAGCTCTACTGGAAGCAGCATCGCGGATGCTCAAAGGTGAGAAATTGATTAGTAGTACTAATGCTTAAAAGTCAGTAGCTCGTAGTAAAGATGCGATGTTAATAAAAGACATTAAACTGTCTGACCTGCCATCAGTTTCTTTATTAGAAAAAAATAATCTTCCTAGTTGTGCAGCTATATACTTTGTATCTGACAGTAAAGGTCAAGTTCTTTATATCGGCAGAACAGTTAACTTGGTTGAACGATGGAGAGAACACCATAGATTTAATCAACTAAAAAGGTTAAATCGGAAAGACTGTATCAGAATTAGTTGGATGACTTGTAGTAACGATATAAAAACTCTTTCAAATCTCGAAAATGAGTTCATCAAGTTACACAAGCCGCCGTTGAACTGGGCAAAAGTTGTATCGCCAATTAAAAGAATAACTCCCTCTGAGACAGCACTACAGCAGAGCCTTCAGCAACTAGCCAAGTTGAATACTATGATATTTGGCTTTGACCCAATAGCTGACGAAGAACCACCGACAATATACTTAATGTATCCTGTATATGGTAGATGTAGTTTAACGGGCAGCATACGTAGTTTGCTGAGAAATATCAACAAAAAAGCTAGCGCTTTGAAGTGGAAAGAGTACCACACAGATCCTAAGCATTTAGGTAAATTCGGATACTGGGAAACTAATTACAACGGTATAAGAATAGACTTAAGTCCATTTCAAGGCTTAGTTAATTTTATGGATAATTCGACTCATAGAACTGTCGCTGGTGTAGGTTTATGGCTTTTGGTCGCAAGCAGCTAGAAATGCTTTTAGAAAATACACCAGAGTTTAAAAACAATATTTTAGGTTTAGATGCCTTAGAAGATGATCCTATTCCTGTCAAGCTTGTTGATAAATATCAGCATGGCAAAGAGAAGAATAAAAATGTCGTTGAAGTAGAGCCTTGGGAGGAATTAGAGCCAATGCCTGAAGGTGAAGTGAGAATCATGACTCGCCAGTTCTTGTATGTAGACGGCGTAGAAGTAGAAGTATGTACTAATACAAATGGTAAATATTTTGTCAGGCACAATGTTTACTGGTGGATAATGCACAGACAAAAAAACCCCGATCCACACTATAACCGTATAATAGAGAACTTAAAGAACAGAGTAGATGGACTACCTACTATCAGATGGTCTGGTTATAGGTTTAGATTTGAAACTATTGTTTTTGAAGAAGATGACGTAGAAGTTGAAAGCGTATTGCTTCCACTGACTATGTTTGAGGACTTGATCAAGAATGATGCCAAACCAGGAGATTATAAGATTCTCGAAGAAATTCAAAACGGTGAATACAAATCAAAGCCAAATGACAATGTATCTCTAAAACTCTTTGCTTGGCTAAATTCTAATTTATTATTCTCACTACTACAAACTAAAAATAGCTAAACAAATATATAGCAAACCTATTTAATTCATGAAAATTATTTTGGCTACGAACCACAAAGGACGCATTAGACGCGGAGCGGCTACTTACCCTACGGGAAGCCGGGCAAAGCCCGTCTACAGAAGCCACTACTCTACCTTGAAGCCGGACTACGTCCGTCTACGTGTCTACCCGTAAGGGTAGGACACAAAGAGTAGAAATTGCCCGTTTTACCTATGTTTTAGCAATTTCCACTATGGCTCAAATTCAATACTTTCATAGATATCTGCTAAACGAATTTCAAAGGGAATCGATGAGAGGGAAATATACGATTCTGGATCGTCATATTCAGTAAAGATCCATTTGCGGGAGTCTGTTTTAGAGTATTGTTCAACATGAGCAGTATATTGATCGATTAATAAATATTCTTGAAACGTTGGAATGGTACGATACGCTGAAAATTTTTCATCCCTATCGTAGCTTTTGGTTGATTTTGAAAGCACTTCGGCGATCATCACCGGGTTAGTAATCGTATCAGCTCGTCCCTGTTGTCGTTCGAGTGGGCGGGGGACAGCCATGACATCCGGGTAGGTGTAAAGCGTGCGTGCAGGAATCCAAAGCCGTTGATCTGCTACAAAAATACTGTATGGTTTCCCTTTCAAACTGACTCTTAAGGCGGCATTGAGAATACTGGCAATTTCATTATGTTCGGGAGTGCCGCCAGTCATAGGGATGATTTCTCCATTAATATACTCATGCCGAATATCTGAATTTACCTCAAAATCGAGATACTCTTCGGGTGTATAGATTTTCTTTGCTTCAGCCTGCATAATCATGTCAGTCTTACCCCCAAGGCTTCAAGTTGCTGGTTCATCCATCCTGTTTTAGCAATTTCACTCAAATGCTTGAAAAATCGATATTTTCGTAAAGTTCTGCAATTTGGATTTGCACCTTAAAGGTACTCAAACAAAGGGTGATATTTGGGTCGTCGTATTCTGAAAATAGCCACTGATGAGGCGCTGTTTTGATATGATGCTCAACGTGTATGCGATATTGATCGATCAGCAGATATTCTTGGAAGGTGGGAATTGTACGATAGGCAACAAATTTCTCACCGCGATCGCAGTTTTGGGTGGACTTAGACAACA
Coding sequences within it:
- a CDS encoding Uma2 family endonuclease is translated as MIMQAEAKKIYTPEEYLDFEVNSDIRHEYINGEIIPMTGGTPEHNEIASILNAALRVSLKGKPYSIFVADQRLWIPARTLYTYPDVMAVPRPLERQQGRADTITNPVMIAEVLSKSTKSYDRDEKFSAYRTIPTFQEYLLIDQYTAHVEQYSKTDSRKWIFTEYDDPESYISLSSIPFEIRLADIYESIEFEP
- a CDS encoding GIY-YIG nuclease family protein; the encoded protein is MLIKDIKLSDLPSVSLLEKNNLPSCAAIYFVSDSKGQVLYIGRTVNLVERWREHHRFNQLKRLNRKDCIRISWMTCSNDIKTLSNLENEFIKLHKPPLNWAKVVSPIKRITPSETALQQSLQQLAKLNTMIFGFDPIADEEPPTIYLMYPVYGRCSLTGSIRSLLRNINKKASALKWKEYHTDPKHLGKFGYWETNYNGIRIDLSPFQGLVNFMDNSTHRTVAGVGLWLLVASS